One genomic window of Cupriavidus metallidurans CH34 includes the following:
- a CDS encoding CzcE family metal-binding protein, which translates to MTSQKPSIASFMLGVAALLATSVAWSADKLESTNPAGWSQQAQIQVAAQHDHGARAGLSSLSAIKPGPEASLFGSEAPAGSTSRVVDVAPGLKYVNVDSGETVTFKSGASEITFAFAQLDRNKAVALNVLFPELPGGQGVWVYIEQSELYIGG; encoded by the coding sequence ATGACATCTCAAAAGCCCTCGATCGCGTCGTTCATGCTCGGCGTCGCCGCACTTCTCGCAACCTCCGTTGCATGGAGCGCTGACAAACTCGAATCCACCAACCCAGCCGGGTGGTCACAGCAGGCCCAGATTCAAGTGGCTGCACAGCATGATCATGGCGCCAGAGCCGGTCTCTCTTCGTTGTCCGCTATCAAGCCCGGTCCGGAGGCTTCCCTGTTCGGCAGCGAGGCGCCGGCGGGAAGCACCTCGCGCGTCGTCGACGTTGCGCCGGGCCTGAAGTATGTGAATGTCGATTCGGGCGAGACCGTAACGTTCAAGAGTGGGGCGAGCGAGATCACTTTCGCTTTTGCGCAGTTGGACCGTAACAAGGCCGTTGCCCTCAACGTGCTCTTCCCGGAATTGCCTGGTGGCCAGGGCGTCTGGGTGTACATCGAGCAGAGCGAACTCTACATCGGCGGTTGA